Proteins encoded together in one Sulfitobacter pontiacus window:
- a CDS encoding CatB-related O-acetyltransferase produces the protein MSQISVPLKFLRNNGIEVLNRGATSINLPRHTVLEAPGSLKWTQYEHSLEMGTFSYQVSGYCFAARIGRYCSFGESVQIGRQNHPLDWVSTSPAFYLGDRVFELGDGFEAAEHYHNYRTAHSKPPTKVKITTIGNDVWIGHGAYIAAGVTIGDGAIIGAHSVVTRDVAPYAVVAGNPASLKRMRLPPSFISLMLKCRWWQFAPWQMDHLDPSDVLEFCRGVNTMLKDVAPFAPPTLDLRSENIQ, from the coding sequence ATGAGCCAAATCTCAGTGCCCCTAAAATTTTTGCGAAACAATGGCATCGAGGTACTGAACCGGGGTGCTACGTCGATCAACCTGCCCAGACATACCGTGCTCGAAGCCCCGGGGAGCCTAAAATGGACACAGTATGAACACTCGTTAGAGATGGGAACGTTCTCGTATCAAGTCTCGGGATACTGTTTTGCCGCACGTATCGGCCGATATTGTTCATTCGGCGAATCCGTTCAAATAGGTCGGCAAAACCACCCGTTGGACTGGGTATCCACAAGCCCCGCTTTCTATCTTGGGGACCGAGTATTCGAACTTGGCGACGGTTTTGAGGCAGCCGAACACTACCACAATTATAGGACAGCTCACAGCAAGCCGCCCACCAAGGTAAAAATCACTACAATTGGAAATGATGTATGGATCGGGCACGGGGCGTATATCGCCGCCGGGGTCACCATTGGCGACGGCGCAATAATCGGGGCGCATTCGGTCGTGACCCGTGACGTTGCCCCTTATGCAGTCGTCGCGGGGAATCCGGCCTCTCTCAAACGAATGCGCCTACCGCCGAGCTTCATCAGTCTCATGTTAAAGTGCCGCTGGTGGCAGTTTGCGCCGTGGCAAATGGACCACCTTGATCCGTCGGATGTGCTGGAATTTTGTAGAGGGGTAAACACAATGCTCAAAGATGTCGCGCCTTTCGCCCCCCCGACGCTGGATCTGAGATCGGAAAACATTCAGTGA
- a CDS encoding YhaN family protein translates to MMRLQQLALDRFGHFTDRVLDFGARPANGSDFHIVFGRNEAGKTTLMEGYLRLLYGFAAREPYAFKHPRANLRVSGTVDIDGQIHQLSRLPKRSGNLVDGAGQPVPDALLSAALRGVSQKEYQSLLCLDDETIEAGGEEITKSEGDIGKLLFSAAAGISDLSQVLGRVEQGNRDLYLKGGTKSEFAALKAAHAELVQQIKDHDVSAAAFRELRLARDATQTEEQRLRAAKSELSVQKTRLEAILDAHPLATEWKTLEAQLTPIAHYPMTLEFDSEDLIKMMTTRIALVAERKRSVAEVHALRAARDEVAVNADDLARGADVDALAFKKSQVEAGQSDLPKREAQLMQDTADMRARLDALGLPADGALAQFILSDPALAALEQARATLDDARKHLQTTQAETEVARDKYDDAARALRDTEEETAVDADVERLFMQAEAEDLVSRYNDALRRLAADRQGVATALRGLARHNVAFDAVPALPLSSRRAQELMQAHGEARLALRAAVQAETTAADRLAGAETKHAMAASAPDLISDDAAAKGRQTRDELWALHKDVLDMASASAFEAAMRADDAQTSLRAGQSQSLAEMRQAARQLIEARQDHDRAQTKRTETEVAFDKVTGELRSHLDALGLPETLSAEDFVEWVRDAEAAQTATETLKSSEQAHAELLRAAEQMRDDLAARLEAGDAPLRTVVLMAKTQIAASREHQNAQKLAQATVRQATAERDRRAAAADKARTAVTDARDQWRGAVATHLPALQAGIDMWNGLTGLRSIREVDARMAGVRRQIAGIKQDRAGFIAQLDALDGGADAQEQPLARYAALQTAVERARQAQARRSDLDARLAVAEDAAAEALREIAVLDDQVQLLARAFDDRIDTSTLDALRQATATAQQAIALRQQSADLRTRLLSILGVDAWEQAQERLSAAPLAQAQVALAELCEDLSRLEAELDSAIAARARAQAALDAVGGDGDIAALTSQKRTVEEQMQAVMLRYLTGRFGHTLAEDAIRRYRDTHRSTMLAATEQAFSDLTQGAYNTLTTQPAAQGDVLMAVRAEDGMSKEAAAMSKGTRFQLYLALRAAAYAQMASTGTVLPFFCDDVFETFDEDRTRAACRLMQRVGKRGQAIYLTHHQHVVDLAQEACGTDVTVHRL, encoded by the coding sequence ATGATGCGGCTGCAGCAGCTTGCGCTGGACCGATTTGGTCACTTTACCGACCGCGTGCTGGATTTCGGCGCGCGCCCCGCAAACGGATCGGACTTTCATATCGTCTTTGGCCGCAATGAAGCGGGCAAGACCACCCTGATGGAGGGGTATCTGCGGCTGCTTTACGGTTTTGCAGCGCGTGAACCCTATGCCTTCAAACACCCCCGCGCGAACCTGCGCGTCAGCGGTACCGTCGATATTGACGGGCAGATCCACCAGCTGTCCCGATTGCCCAAACGCTCGGGCAATCTTGTGGACGGGGCGGGCCAACCTGTGCCCGATGCTTTGCTGTCTGCGGCGCTGCGCGGTGTGTCGCAAAAGGAATACCAAAGTCTGCTGTGTCTCGACGATGAAACAATCGAAGCCGGCGGCGAAGAGATTACCAAAAGCGAGGGGGATATCGGGAAGCTGCTGTTCTCTGCCGCGGCGGGTATCAGCGATCTGTCGCAGGTCTTGGGGCGGGTGGAGCAGGGCAATCGTGACCTTTATCTAAAAGGCGGTACAAAATCAGAGTTCGCAGCGCTGAAGGCTGCGCATGCAGAACTGGTCCAGCAGATTAAGGATCATGACGTCAGCGCCGCCGCGTTTCGCGAGCTGCGTCTTGCGCGGGACGCCACCCAAACCGAAGAGCAGCGTCTGCGCGCCGCCAAGTCCGAGCTTTCGGTTCAGAAAACGCGGCTGGAGGCTATACTTGATGCGCATCCATTGGCGACAGAATGGAAAACCCTAGAGGCGCAGCTTACCCCTATCGCGCATTATCCCATGACGCTGGAGTTCGACAGCGAAGACTTGATTAAAATGATGACGACACGGATCGCGCTTGTTGCCGAAAGGAAACGATCCGTCGCCGAGGTGCACGCATTGCGGGCCGCGCGAGACGAGGTCGCCGTCAACGCAGATGATTTGGCGCGGGGGGCTGATGTTGATGCGCTTGCCTTCAAGAAAAGTCAGGTAGAGGCGGGGCAATCCGACCTGCCCAAACGCGAAGCACAGTTGATGCAGGACACCGCTGATATGCGGGCGCGGCTTGATGCTCTGGGGTTGCCCGCCGATGGCGCGCTTGCGCAATTCATTTTAAGCGATCCCGCCCTTGCGGCGCTTGAACAGGCGCGCGCCACTCTGGACGATGCGCGCAAGCATCTGCAAACCACTCAGGCGGAGACAGAGGTCGCGCGCGACAAATACGATGACGCGGCACGGGCCCTGCGCGATACCGAAGAAGAGACCGCCGTCGACGCGGACGTCGAACGCCTGTTCATGCAGGCCGAAGCGGAGGATCTGGTCAGTCGGTATAATGATGCGCTGCGCCGGCTCGCGGCGGATCGTCAGGGGGTGGCCACTGCCTTGCGCGGGCTGGCGCGGCACAATGTGGCGTTCGACGCGGTTCCGGCACTTCCGCTCAGCAGCCGGCGCGCGCAGGAATTGATGCAGGCCCATGGGGAAGCGCGGCTTGCCCTGCGTGCGGCCGTGCAGGCGGAAACCACGGCGGCTGATCGTCTGGCGGGTGCCGAGACAAAACACGCAATGGCCGCGTCGGCCCCAGACTTGATCAGCGATGATGCCGCCGCCAAAGGGCGACAAACCCGAGATGAGTTATGGGCGCTGCATAAAGATGTGTTGGACATGGCCTCTGCTTCTGCGTTCGAGGCTGCAATGCGGGCGGATGACGCGCAGACCTCATTACGCGCCGGGCAAAGCCAATCGCTGGCGGAAATGCGGCAGGCGGCACGACAGTTGATCGAGGCGCGGCAGGATCATGACAGGGCCCAGACTAAACGTACCGAGACCGAGGTGGCGTTTGATAAGGTGACGGGTGAACTGCGGTCCCACCTCGACGCACTTGGCCTGCCCGAAACCCTTTCCGCCGAGGATTTTGTCGAATGGGTGCGCGACGCAGAGGCGGCGCAAACTGCAACCGAAACCTTAAAGTCATCTGAACAGGCCCACGCAGAGCTATTGCGCGCGGCAGAACAGATGCGCGACGATCTGGCGGCACGGTTGGAGGCAGGGGATGCGCCTTTGCGGACCGTCGTGCTCATGGCCAAAACCCAGATCGCGGCGTCGCGCGAGCATCAGAACGCGCAAAAGCTCGCACAGGCCACAGTGCGTCAGGCCACGGCAGAGCGGGATCGCCGAGCAGCCGCAGCGGACAAGGCACGCACGGCCGTGACCGACGCGCGTGACCAGTGGCGCGGTGCCGTCGCGACGCATCTTCCGGCGCTGCAGGCTGGCATAGACATGTGGAACGGGCTGACCGGCCTGCGCAGTATCCGAGAGGTCGACGCCCGCATGGCTGGTGTCCGGCGCCAGATTGCAGGCATCAAACAGGACCGCGCCGGTTTCATCGCACAGTTGGATGCACTGGATGGCGGGGCAGACGCGCAGGAACAGCCCTTGGCGCGTTACGCCGCTTTGCAAACCGCGGTGGAGCGCGCCCGTCAGGCCCAAGCGCGTCGCAGCGATCTGGACGCGCGCCTTGCCGTGGCGGAGGACGCCGCGGCTGAGGCGCTGCGCGAGATTGCCGTGCTCGATGATCAGGTCCAACTTCTGGCCCGTGCGTTTGATGACCGGATAGACACCTCTACCCTTGATGCATTGCGTCAGGCGACGGCGACCGCGCAACAGGCAATTGCGCTGCGCCAGCAAAGTGCGGATTTGCGTACCCGTCTGCTTTCGATCCTGGGGGTTGATGCCTGGGAGCAGGCGCAGGAACGCCTCAGCGCCGCGCCCCTCGCACAGGCGCAAGTGGCGCTTGCCGAGCTCTGCGAAGACCTGTCGCGACTTGAAGCAGAGCTCGACAGCGCGATTGCTGCGCGCGCTCGGGCGCAAGCGGCGCTGGATGCGGTTGGGGGGGATGGTGATATTGCGGCGCTCACCTCGCAAAAGCGCACGGTCGAAGAACAGATGCAGGCCGTGATGCTGCGCTATCTGACGGGGCGCTTTGGCCATACTTTGGCCGAGGATGCCATCCGCCGGTATCGCGACACCCACCGCAGCACGATGTTGGCCGCGACCGAACAGGCATTCAGCGACCTGACCCAAGGGGCATACAATACACTGACCACGCAGCCTGCCGCTCAGGGGGATGTGCTAATGGCCGTGCGGGCAGAGGATGGGATGTCTAAGGAAGCCGCCGCAATGTCCAAAGGGACGCGGTTCCAGCTTTACCTTGCCCTGCGCGCGGCGGCCTATGCACAAATGGCGTCGACAGGAACCGTGCTGCCGTTCTTCTGTGATGATGTGTTTGAAACCTTCGACGAAGACCGCACCCGCGCGGCCTGTCGCTTGATGCAACGGGTCGGAAAGCGCGGGCAGGCCATCTATCTCACCCACCACCAGCATGTGGTCGATCTCGCACAGGAGGCCTGCGGCACAGATGTGACCGTGCACCGGCTGTAA
- a CDS encoding glycosyltransferase translates to MYKQLKTLFARYIAAHLRAVGRPMHITDPSGATVGAVDVFAVNDGKLRLAGWTFADDIVLHMNGVKVSAKADLIRDDVTKAYGGPRRVGFDLTTPLGPTGLHEIGRFGVEFHRVPNGTWTIARSLKLPHLWWIQARLVIKFVIALMLQLPAYGGWRVKRDPAFRTRIKRGLGLCPVHHARELDPDLFRANAPPVTTASVTIILPVFNAHDLLKEALRRVVDNTDLQWRIILIEDCSTDKRILPLLRAWSLAHNDRATLLENDQNLGFVKSVNKGLRYAQRWPDTVILLNSDALVPANWASRLIRPLVEYPRAATVTPMSKDAEIFTAPLICAPQKLAAGQGDLIDVTAAQLNPQSYRVATPTGVGFCMAINPRYLRAEPQLDVSFGRGYGEEVDWCQRIRAAGGQHYSAVNLFVEHRGGQSFGSEEKTRLIAKNNALISKRYPKYDRDVQQFITSDPFKSPRLALALAWLGAQDTYPVSIYIAHSMGGGAESYLQHRVKSKHHALGRAAVVIRVGGAMRWQIELHCHDGIISGGTNNLDYVKQLLRPIKRRRLIYSCAVGDQNPLTIPSAILELSQTGQQVIEFLFHDYFAISPNYTLLNDQGVYDGLPPPHLNAPATTGAPISMTRWQSEWGKLLTASQEIVVFSKNSKEIVRAAFPNCADKIQVTPHRISDAVPRIPRPLSPKRPVIGVLGDIGLQKGAQIISRAADAIDAQGVGLVIVGNFDPAIPLPLSVPIHGRYTISDLGKIAARYGVTDWLIPSVWPETFSFTTHEALTSGLPTHAFAIGAQGEAVTKAENGFPIPYSTQQDLADILLSHVKNHITKTWAVAS, encoded by the coding sequence TTGTATAAACAGCTCAAAACTCTCTTTGCCCGCTATATCGCCGCCCATCTAAGGGCCGTGGGGCGTCCAATGCACATTACGGACCCGTCCGGTGCCACGGTGGGTGCCGTTGATGTATTTGCCGTAAATGACGGGAAGTTGAGGCTGGCGGGCTGGACGTTCGCGGATGATATCGTGCTGCATATGAACGGCGTCAAAGTAAGCGCTAAAGCTGACTTGATCCGTGACGACGTGACCAAAGCCTATGGTGGCCCGCGACGGGTCGGGTTCGACCTGACCACGCCGCTTGGCCCGACAGGCTTGCATGAAATTGGGCGGTTTGGGGTCGAATTTCACCGTGTTCCCAATGGCACCTGGACAATTGCGCGAAGTCTAAAACTCCCTCACCTTTGGTGGATTCAAGCGCGATTGGTAATCAAATTCGTCATCGCGCTGATGCTGCAGTTGCCTGCCTATGGCGGCTGGCGCGTCAAACGGGACCCCGCTTTTCGCACGCGGATCAAACGGGGGCTGGGGCTATGCCCCGTTCACCATGCGCGCGAGCTTGACCCTGACCTATTCCGCGCCAATGCGCCTCCCGTCACAACGGCATCGGTGACGATAATACTGCCGGTATTCAATGCGCATGACCTACTGAAAGAGGCGCTGCGGCGCGTCGTCGACAATACCGATCTTCAGTGGCGCATTATTCTGATCGAAGATTGCTCAACCGATAAACGGATTCTACCGTTGCTGCGCGCGTGGTCTTTGGCCCACAATGACCGTGCGACACTGCTTGAGAATGATCAAAACCTTGGGTTTGTAAAAAGCGTAAACAAAGGCTTGCGCTATGCACAACGCTGGCCCGACACGGTTATTTTACTGAATTCTGACGCCTTAGTCCCGGCGAACTGGGCGAGCCGCCTTATCCGCCCCCTCGTTGAATATCCACGCGCCGCCACTGTAACCCCAATGTCCAAAGACGCGGAAATTTTTACCGCCCCCCTCATATGTGCGCCCCAAAAACTTGCCGCCGGACAGGGGGATCTTATAGATGTGACCGCCGCGCAGCTTAACCCGCAAAGCTATCGCGTGGCCACGCCGACCGGGGTGGGATTTTGCATGGCGATCAACCCCAGATACCTCAGAGCTGAACCGCAATTGGATGTCAGTTTTGGTCGGGGATACGGCGAAGAGGTCGATTGGTGCCAGCGCATCAGAGCTGCGGGCGGACAACATTATAGTGCGGTTAACCTTTTCGTAGAGCATCGCGGCGGACAAAGTTTCGGATCGGAAGAGAAGACGCGCCTCATCGCGAAAAACAACGCGCTTATTTCAAAACGTTATCCCAAATACGATAGAGATGTGCAGCAGTTTATTACCTCTGACCCATTCAAATCGCCCCGGCTCGCTTTGGCATTGGCTTGGCTCGGTGCACAAGACACCTATCCGGTCTCGATATATATCGCGCACAGTATGGGTGGCGGCGCTGAATCGTATCTGCAACATCGGGTGAAATCAAAACATCACGCGTTGGGCCGCGCCGCTGTCGTAATCAGGGTCGGCGGTGCCATGCGATGGCAAATTGAGTTGCATTGCCATGACGGAATAATCTCCGGCGGGACCAACAACCTCGACTACGTTAAACAACTTCTACGCCCCATAAAACGGCGACGATTAATCTATTCCTGCGCGGTTGGGGATCAAAATCCGCTGACTATTCCAAGTGCGATTCTAGAATTGAGCCAAACCGGCCAACAGGTGATAGAGTTTCTCTTTCATGACTACTTCGCAATCTCGCCCAACTACACTCTTCTGAACGATCAAGGAGTGTACGATGGCCTACCCCCGCCTCACCTAAATGCCCCAGCAACCACAGGTGCACCGATAAGCATGACTCGGTGGCAAAGCGAGTGGGGAAAACTCCTGACCGCATCCCAAGAGATCGTGGTATTTTCTAAAAATAGCAAAGAAATTGTGCGCGCAGCATTCCCCAACTGCGCCGACAAAATTCAAGTTACACCGCATAGAATTTCAGACGCCGTGCCCCGTATCCCTCGGCCCCTCAGCCCAAAGCGCCCGGTGATCGGTGTATTGGGCGACATTGGTCTCCAGAAAGGCGCACAGATCATCAGCCGAGCGGCTGATGCGATAGATGCGCAAGGTGTCGGTCTGGTCATCGTCGGGAATTTCGATCCCGCCATTCCCCTCCCCCTCTCGGTGCCTATCCATGGAAGATATACCATATCAGATCTGGGAAAAATTGCCGCCCGATACGGCGTGACAGATTGGTTAATACCTTCCGTGTGGCCGGAGACATTCTCGTTTACCACGCACGAAGCTCTGACATCCGGTTTGCCCACCCATGCGTTCGCAATTGGTGCTCAGGGCGAAGCAGTTACCAAAGCTGAAAACGGTTTCCCTATTCCCTACTCAACCCAACAGGATTTGGCGGATATTCTGCTGTCTCACGTTAAAAATCACATCACCAAAACCTGGGCGGTGGCCTCATGA
- a CDS encoding DNA repair exonuclease: MHTADLHLDSPLRSLAMKDDRLAAQVRGASRQALETMVQYCIDERVSAFLISGDLYDGQERSAKTAAYLAAQMHRLAQADVRVFYIKGNHDAENPIAGEIDLPPNVHVFDGRGEKVQLADHSVYIHGVSFRDRHAPESLLPKYTVPEAGAVNIAMMHTSLAGAEGHDLYAPVSVGELAGAGFDYWALGHVHKRAVHSEDPWIVMPGMPQGRDIGEAGPKSASLLTIEDGKISVSEVATSVVEFRRCDCDVTGAETDEDLRRKLRSALQAQAGRGAAILRLRVTGQTALAWQIRQLADVWRAQADEIAESIGDLWIEKMSVDVTAVSEDAVDGAVAEVQQLMTDIAKEPATRDRLQQELSQILGLLPADQRRALAPDAEAQEALLRQLTDEAVLTMAAQMRGAGE, translated from the coding sequence CTGCACACTGCCGATCTTCACCTCGATTCACCGCTTCGTAGTTTGGCGATGAAGGATGACCGTCTGGCCGCGCAGGTGCGCGGTGCCAGCCGGCAAGCGCTTGAGACGATGGTGCAATATTGCATCGACGAGAGGGTCAGCGCTTTTCTGATCTCGGGCGATCTTTATGACGGGCAAGAACGTAGCGCGAAAACCGCCGCGTATCTCGCCGCGCAGATGCATCGTTTGGCGCAGGCTGACGTGCGGGTGTTCTATATCAAGGGGAACCATGACGCGGAAAACCCGATCGCGGGGGAGATCGACCTGCCGCCAAACGTGCATGTGTTCGACGGGCGGGGCGAGAAAGTACAACTGGCGGACCACTCCGTCTATATTCACGGCGTCAGCTTTCGCGACCGTCACGCGCCGGAAAGCCTGCTGCCGAAGTATACCGTGCCAGAGGCGGGGGCGGTTAATATCGCGATGATGCATACCTCTCTCGCGGGGGCGGAGGGGCATGATCTTTATGCGCCTGTGTCGGTCGGCGAACTGGCGGGGGCTGGGTTTGATTATTGGGCGTTGGGGCATGTTCACAAACGCGCCGTGCACAGCGAAGACCCCTGGATCGTGATGCCGGGCATGCCGCAAGGGCGCGATATAGGGGAGGCGGGGCCAAAGTCCGCTAGCCTGCTGACGATCGAGGATGGCAAGATCTCGGTTTCGGAAGTGGCGACCTCGGTCGTGGAATTCCGCCGCTGTGATTGCGATGTGACGGGGGCGGAGACTGACGAAGATCTGCGCCGCAAACTGCGGTCGGCGTTGCAGGCGCAGGCCGGACGGGGGGCGGCGATTTTGCGGTTGCGGGTGACGGGGCAAACGGCACTGGCGTGGCAGATACGCCAGTTGGCGGATGTTTGGCGCGCTCAAGCCGACGAAATCGCAGAAAGCATCGGTGATCTGTGGATCGAGAAGATGTCGGTGGATGTGACTGCTGTATCAGAGGATGCGGTGGATGGTGCTGTGGCCGAGGTACAGCAGTTGATGACGGACATCGCCAAGGAACCCGCCACTCGGGACAGGTTGCAGCAAGAGTTGAGCCAGATCCTTGGCCTATTGCCTGCTGATCAGCGCCGCGCCCTCGCACCGGATGCAGAGGCGCAAGAGGCGTTGTTGCGGCAGCTGACCGATGAGGCGGTGTTGACCATGGCCGCGCAGATGCGAGGAGCGGGCGAATGA
- a CDS encoding acyltransferase, whose protein sequence is MSKTHLGVLVTDNGQNNQVDISPTATCAEGVQINIYGRNNHVVIGEGTVISGGLVELRNHESAVYIGADCRLAGSFRCRARDTHIRIGDRTTIMMAHLSLHEAGAITIGEDCMLSGDITMDVSDMHSILDVETGERINPPQDIEIGDHVWLAHGVRIMKGAQIGQHSVIGSRSMVLGVIPAHSLAVGAPARVMRAGITWDRRRLSPKDQ, encoded by the coding sequence GTGAGCAAAACGCATCTTGGCGTTTTGGTGACGGATAATGGTCAGAACAATCAGGTAGATATATCGCCAACAGCTACCTGCGCCGAAGGGGTGCAGATTAATATATACGGGCGCAATAACCACGTGGTGATCGGCGAGGGTACTGTGATCTCCGGTGGCTTGGTTGAGCTCAGGAATCACGAGAGCGCCGTCTATATTGGCGCAGATTGTCGTTTGGCGGGGTCATTTCGATGCCGCGCGCGTGATACGCATATTCGCATTGGCGATCGCACCACGATCATGATGGCTCACCTCAGTCTGCATGAAGCGGGCGCGATTACGATTGGCGAGGATTGCATGCTGTCCGGGGATATCACCATGGATGTCAGTGATATGCATTCGATCCTTGACGTAGAAACGGGGGAGCGGATTAACCCGCCCCAAGATATCGAAATCGGGGATCATGTCTGGTTGGCCCATGGTGTCAGGATCATGAAAGGCGCACAGATAGGGCAGCATTCAGTGATCGGTAGCCGTTCCATGGTTCTTGGGGTGATCCCCGCACATAGCTTGGCTGTGGGCGCGCCGGCGCGTGTTATGCGCGCTGGTATCACCTGGGATCGCCGACGGCTAAGTCCCAAAGATCAATAA
- the selD gene encoding selenide, water dikinase SelD, which translates to MHGHDIPLTQDLVLIGGGHAHALVLRKWGMNPLPGARLTVINPGPTAPYTGMLPGYIAGHYSRETLEIDLVRLCRFAGARLILSHATGIDRTARLVHVEDRAPIAYDVASFDIGITAKMGIPGFDGFAVGAKPLDVYAKRWRDFLAAVTSGDIEPEIAVIGGGVAGCELSLAMAHALRSAGIEPRVTLLQSDPTLSGLGNRARHTVEAKLRGAKVTLRTGVRVTEIAADHVVLGSGDKIPSQLTVGAAGAFPHEWLAQTDLPLRDGFIETTPDLSLPGDPTVFAVGDCAAMPFAPRPKAGVFAVRAAPVLYHNLRAALTNGPRKPFKPQKRYLKLISLGEKSALAEKFDLAFSGPALWRWKDRIDRAFMDKLDDLPPMRPPALPDTLAQGARDILAAKPLCGGCGAKVGNTVLRDGLSSLQGPTDAAILSVLGDDAAVLKQPGGGFQVISADHLRALIHDPALMTRIAAVHALGDIWAMGAQPQVALSSIVLPHMSQALQSRTLQEITDAARAIFDHAGATIVGGHTSMGAEMTIGFTVTGMRETPPITLSGAQAGDCLVLTRPIGSGIIMAAHMDGTAQGADVAQALNEMAEPQDRQAFHLRRANAMTDVTGFGLAGHIAAICRASRLSAEISADAIPVYAGARDLSDRGVHSSLYHPNVDNAPTRGRSDPLLHDPQTAGGLLAALPPAEAEIAIRDMAAEGKKSCIIGHLIDGEGPITVL; encoded by the coding sequence ATGCATGGACACGATATCCCGCTGACCCAAGACCTGGTGCTGATCGGCGGCGGGCATGCTCATGCGTTGGTGCTACGCAAATGGGGGATGAACCCGCTACCGGGCGCGCGGTTAACCGTCATCAATCCCGGCCCCACGGCCCCATATACAGGTATGCTGCCGGGCTATATCGCGGGCCACTATTCACGTGAAACACTCGAGATTGACCTCGTGCGGCTGTGCCGCTTTGCGGGCGCGCGTCTGATCCTGTCCCACGCCACAGGAATCGATCGCACTGCGCGTCTGGTTCATGTCGAAGACCGCGCGCCTATTGCATATGATGTTGCCTCCTTTGATATCGGGATCACCGCTAAAATGGGTATCCCGGGGTTTGATGGCTTTGCTGTCGGTGCAAAGCCACTTGATGTCTACGCCAAACGCTGGCGCGATTTCCTTGCCGCGGTGACGAGCGGGGACATAGAGCCCGAAATCGCCGTGATCGGCGGCGGTGTCGCCGGTTGCGAGCTGTCCCTCGCGATGGCCCATGCCCTACGCAGCGCGGGGATCGAGCCTCGGGTCACTTTGCTACAGTCCGACCCGACGCTTTCGGGCCTTGGCAACCGCGCGCGCCACACGGTCGAGGCCAAGCTTCGCGGCGCCAAGGTCACCCTACGCACCGGCGTACGCGTCACGGAAATCGCCGCCGATCATGTCGTTCTGGGCAGCGGCGACAAAATCCCTTCTCAATTGACGGTCGGCGCTGCCGGTGCTTTCCCGCATGAATGGCTGGCGCAAACGGACCTCCCCTTGCGTGATGGGTTCATCGAGACAACGCCCGACCTGTCACTTCCCGGTGACCCAACTGTATTTGCCGTCGGTGACTGCGCAGCAATGCCCTTTGCCCCACGCCCCAAGGCTGGCGTGTTTGCCGTTCGCGCAGCACCCGTCCTGTATCACAACCTTCGCGCCGCCCTCACCAATGGTCCCCGCAAGCCCTTCAAACCACAAAAACGTTACCTAAAGCTTATCTCCCTTGGGGAAAAATCGGCTTTGGCGGAAAAATTCGATCTTGCATTCTCGGGGCCTGCGTTATGGCGCTGGAAAGACCGAATTGACCGCGCCTTCATGGATAAACTTGACGATTTGCCGCCGATGCGACCGCCAGCTTTGCCCGATACGCTGGCGCAGGGTGCCCGCGATATACTGGCCGCGAAACCCTTGTGTGGCGGCTGTGGCGCTAAGGTCGGAAACACAGTGCTTCGTGACGGGCTTTCGTCGCTTCAAGGTCCGACGGATGCGGCCATTCTTTCTGTCCTCGGCGATGATGCTGCGGTGCTAAAGCAACCCGGTGGCGGCTTTCAGGTCATCAGCGCCGATCACTTGCGCGCTTTGATCCACGACCCCGCCTTGATGACGCGCATCGCAGCAGTGCACGCCTTGGGCGACATTTGGGCCATGGGAGCGCAGCCCCAAGTGGCCCTTTCCAGCATCGTACTACCCCATATGTCTCAGGCGCTTCAGTCCCGGACACTGCAAGAAATCACCGACGCAGCCCGTGCGATATTCGACCACGCGGGCGCGACGATTGTCGGGGGGCACACATCGATGGGTGCCGAAATGACCATCGGATTCACCGTCACCGGCATGCGCGAAACGCCACCAATCACCCTGTCGGGCGCTCAAGCTGGCGACTGCCTTGTGCTGACCCGGCCCATCGGATCAGGAATTATCATGGCTGCGCATATGGATGGCACAGCACAGGGAGCCGACGTCGCCCAGGCCCTAAACGAGATGGCAGAACCGCAGGACCGTCAAGCCTTCCACCTGCGTCGCGCCAATGCCATGACAGATGTCACAGGCTTTGGCCTTGCGGGTCACATCGCCGCCATCTGCCGCGCATCGCGCCTGAGCGCGGAAATCTCGGCGGACGCCATTCCCGTCTACGCCGGTGCCCGAGACCTATCAGATCGCGGCGTGCACTCCTCGCTGTATCACCCCAACGTCGACAACGCCCCCACGCGAGGACGCAGCGACCCGCTTTTGCACGACCCTCAAACCGCAGGCGGCTTGCTGGCTGCTCTACCCCCAGCCGAGGCAGAGATTGCGATCCGAGACATGGCCGCCGAAGGTAAAAAATCCTGTATTATCGGGCATTTGATCGACGGCGAAGGACCAATCACTGTGCTGTAG